The genomic segment TAGCATGTCACAGTTTCCGACACTGCCCGGTCGTTGTACCAGTCCTCATACAGGCACAGATAAACCTCCTCTGCATGTCGAAGCATATACCGATACTTTCGACAAACCTGTAACAGATCCGGGATAGTACGACACTCGGTCAATTCAAATTCCAGCTGTCCGAACAGGTTTAGAAAGTCATCCGTGCGCTTCAGACTGATCCGCTCCTGTTCGGCAAGCAGCTGTGCCGGATCCAGACCGCATTGACAGGAATCTCCAGGAATCAGTCTGCCCGGAGGAGGGGTAAAATCCGTCCCCGGATGCCCGTCCAGCTGTTGCTGCATCAGTCGGATCGCCTCCGCCCCCAACTGCGCCCGATTGCGCTGATAGGTGGTCAGAATCGGGTAATGGTATATACGCTCCTGAATGTACTCATAGCCTGTGATCGTAATGCGATCCGGCACACAGATTCCGTTTTTTGCAAAAGTGTCCAGCATACCGTAAGCCATGTAATCGTTTCCGCAGAGCACTGCCTGGGGAAAGGGTCTGTCTTTTTTGATGTAGGATTCAGCAAGCTCTGCACCGGAATTCATCCAGAAATCACCGAAATGCACTTTATCCGGATCGTAGGTGAGTCCATGACGCTCCAGGGACGCCCGGTATCCGGCAACCCGTTGGTGAGACGCTTCAATAAAGTCAAACCCGGTCAGCATTTCCATATTCGTAAATCCATGTTTTTCGATCAGATGATCTGTAATCCGTTCAAAATCCAGTGCGTCACTGGTATTGAGAAACTGAAAATGCTCCAGAACAAAGCCAGGTTGCGGTGTGCCCAAAGCGATCAATGGTACATGCGCCATGTGAGACAGATGTTCTACAATCAGTTTTTGCTGGGATGTGTTCAGTATTGTTTCTGAAAATAGGATCAGGCCGTCAAAGGCATCCGAAAGGATCAGATCGTAGATGTCATTTTCCCGTTCAATGGTGTTTGCCGGGTCATTGGGATTATAAATATTTGAAAGAAACAACAGGTCGATGTTTCGTTCCTGTGCCTGCCGGAGCATACCGGAAAGCAGTTCGGACTGCTCTATATCGCTGAGCTGGGATGCGATCACGCCAATTATGTATCTGTTGGACTTGCTCATAGGCTGCTTCCTCCCAAAGTGGACGGATGTGAACGTCTGTTATCATTATATCACTGTCCCAATTCACAGTCAAGAAAAAAACATCGTTTTGTCCACCTAATCATCGTTTTGTGCGTTGACGACCTCCTGTGAATTTTCTATAATAAAGAAAAGAAAAAATGGAGGTGCATTAGATGAAACTTAAAAAAATCTGTGCTGCATTGCTATCTGCGGCATTGCTCACAAGTTCCTTTGCCTATGCTTCGCCGAAGGGCACAGCCGGCAACGACGGTTCCTCTCTCTCATTCCTTGGCAATCAGTTTCAGGTCTCCACAATGACCGCAGAGGCGGCAAACAGCGTCATGCGCAGACCCTGCTCCCCGGATCAGCCCATGCTGATCGTGCACATCGACACCTGGAATTACGCAGATCCGGCAAAAATCATTGCTTTGATTCCGGAGGATATCAAGCCCTATGTAGTGTTCAACATTTCGCTGTCCATCAATTGGAGCTCTACGGATCACAAGTGGCTGATGGTGCAGGACGGGTATGAATGTGCCAAGTCCTGGCTGAAAACCTGCGCAGACGAAGG from the Ruminococcus champanellensis 18P13 = JCM 17042 genome contains:
- a CDS encoding substrate-binding domain-containing protein, translated to MSKSNRYIIGVIASQLSDIEQSELLSGMLRQAQERNIDLLFLSNIYNPNDPANTIERENDIYDLILSDAFDGLILFSETILNTSQQKLIVEHLSHMAHVPLIALGTPQPGFVLEHFQFLNTSDALDFERITDHLIEKHGFTNMEMLTGFDFIEASHQRVAGYRASLERHGLTYDPDKVHFGDFWMNSGAELAESYIKKDRPFPQAVLCGNDYMAYGMLDTFAKNGICVPDRITITGYEYIQERIYHYPILTTYQRNRAQLGAEAIRLMQQQLDGHPGTDFTPPPGRLIPGDSCQCGLDPAQLLAEQERISLKRTDDFLNLFGQLEFELTECRTIPDLLQVCRKYRYMLRHAEEVYLCLYEDWYNDRAVSETVTCYSLLAQEEPFTIQKHDLERFCSGSAAAYSFSPLFFLQRSLGYAVMKFHTPEANTPLYRHWLKAVSNGLEFLRLKNDIQYLTQCCNLSESVDNMTDMYSKRGFHSAFDAAVETFDARKVHLVVLRVCLFDESYATEGSRQKIQALLAASDAVKCFCAGSRLYGRVEENTFACVVRADTADSRLLADLLGAILLRAVGYTRCYGTDSFVCTAQLCTPNSTYQTEMPKALQELDQLTRISAARRTCSHYREMLALRNQFYLTPEVFFETDSTGLPCSYSSGHLRTIYKACFGVNPHQDCIKGRILLARYLLFTTQDSIQQIAQQCGYRDSKYFLRQFRLHTGMTPVEYRRACSLTDT